Proteins found in one Paenibacillus borealis genomic segment:
- a CDS encoding Gfo/Idh/MocA family protein, producing MKQLRIGMIGYKFMGKAHSNAYRSLPMFFPRALKPQMSVICGRNAEALQEAVSQLGWSEGVTDWKELVSRSDIDLIDINAPSNAHKEIALAAAAAGKHIFCEKPLALNLADSREMLEAAEKAGIVHMVGFNYRFSPAVRLAKRLIESGRLGTVYHFRAWFLQDWILDPEFPLVWRLQKEIAGSGSHGDLGAHLIDLAHFLVGDVQEVIGMSETFVKERPLATEMTGLSAKAGKDAPRGPVTVDDATLFLARFANGALGSFEATRFAAGHRSTNSFEINGSLGSVKFDFERMNELEVYLTSDDEDVQGFRRVLATDPAHDYAEAWWPPGHTIGFEHTFIHEMLELSDAIAEGRQPEPNFRDGVKCQAVLEAVERSIEERRWVPIAEM from the coding sequence TTGAAACAGCTACGGATCGGAATGATAGGTTATAAGTTCATGGGCAAAGCCCACAGTAATGCCTACCGCAGTCTGCCGATGTTCTTCCCCCGGGCACTCAAACCGCAAATGTCCGTCATTTGCGGACGGAATGCGGAAGCGCTGCAGGAGGCCGTCAGCCAGCTGGGCTGGTCGGAAGGTGTAACGGACTGGAAGGAGCTGGTCTCCCGCAGCGATATTGACCTAATCGACATCAATGCGCCGAGCAATGCTCATAAGGAGATTGCGCTGGCCGCGGCAGCTGCGGGCAAGCATATTTTCTGCGAGAAGCCGCTGGCGCTGAATCTGGCGGATTCGCGTGAAATGCTGGAGGCAGCGGAAAAAGCCGGTATTGTTCATATGGTTGGCTTCAACTACCGGTTCTCTCCGGCGGTCAGACTGGCGAAACGGCTGATTGAGAGCGGGCGGCTGGGAACGGTCTATCATTTCCGTGCCTGGTTCCTGCAGGATTGGATTCTCGACCCTGAATTCCCGCTGGTATGGCGGCTGCAGAAGGAGATTGCCGGTTCAGGATCGCATGGTGATCTGGGGGCACATCTGATTGATCTGGCCCATTTCCTGGTAGGGGATGTGCAGGAGGTCATCGGCATGAGCGAGACATTCGTCAAGGAACGGCCGCTGGCAACGGAAATGACGGGTCTAAGTGCCAAGGCCGGCAAGGATGCACCGCGCGGCCCGGTAACGGTGGATGATGCTACTTTGTTTCTGGCCCGTTTTGCAAATGGTGCCCTGGGCAGCTTTGAGGCGACACGGTTCGCGGCCGGGCATCGTTCAACCAATTCCTTTGAGATCAATGGCAGCCTGGGCAGTGTGAAATTCGACTTCGAGCGGATGAATGAACTGGAGGTCTACCTGACCTCGGATGACGAGGATGTGCAGGGCTTCCGGAGAGTGCTCGCCACCGATCCCGCCCATGATTATGCCGAAGCCTGGTGGCCGCCGGGCCATACCATTGGCTTTGAACACACATTCATTCACGAGATGCTGGAGCTGTCGGATGCGATTGCCGAAGGCCGCCAGCCAGAGCCGAATTTCCGGGACGGTGTGAAATGCCAGGCTGTGCTGGAAGCGGTGGAACGCTCGATTGAAGAGCGGCGCTGGGTTCCGATAGCGGAGATGTAG
- a CDS encoding LysR family transcriptional regulator: MSIIKYEVFLKVVELGSLTKAADVLGFTQSGISHTISSLESEFGFPLLVRSRSGVKLTVNGEQVIQPIREILKWNEQLKQQVADIHGLETGTITIGTFTSVSVHWLPGMIKQFREEYPYIEFKLMEGGYLEIEQWIEAGVVDCGFLSLPTREKFEVFPLKQDRMLAVLSKDHPLSRAPYMPLAQIAYEDFIIPKAGSDYDVRRVLEKAGIKPNIKFSAGDDYAIIAMVEKGLGISILPELVTRRQNHNVAMLELEERSFRSLGIAVSSMKYASPATKRFLKYVETWMDNNQ; encoded by the coding sequence ATGAGTATTATCAAATACGAGGTGTTCCTCAAAGTGGTTGAACTCGGCAGTCTGACCAAAGCAGCTGATGTCCTGGGCTTCACCCAATCCGGCATCAGCCATACGATAAGCAGCCTGGAGAGTGAATTCGGGTTCCCGCTGCTTGTGAGGAGCCGTTCCGGTGTCAAGCTGACGGTTAACGGAGAGCAGGTCATTCAACCGATCCGTGAAATCCTCAAATGGAATGAACAGCTGAAGCAGCAGGTGGCGGATATCCATGGGCTGGAGACAGGAACGATTACGATAGGCACATTTACGAGTGTCTCCGTGCACTGGCTGCCGGGGATGATCAAACAGTTCCGCGAAGAATATCCGTATATTGAATTCAAGCTGATGGAGGGCGGATATCTGGAGATTGAGCAGTGGATTGAGGCTGGCGTGGTCGACTGCGGCTTCCTGTCGCTGCCTACCCGGGAGAAGTTCGAGGTCTTTCCGCTGAAGCAGGACCGGATGCTGGCCGTTCTTTCTAAGGACCATCCCTTGAGTCGGGCGCCTTATATGCCTCTGGCACAAATTGCCTATGAGGATTTCATTATCCCCAAAGCCGGTTCGGACTACGATGTGCGTCGGGTGCTGGAGAAGGCGGGGATTAAGCCGAACATCAAATTCTCGGCAGGTGATGATTATGCGATTATTGCCATGGTGGAAAAAGGTCTGGGCATCAGCATTCTTCCGGAGCTCGTTACCCGGCGCCAGAATCATAACGTCGCCATGCTTGAGCTGGAGGAACGGAGTTTCCGCTCATTGGGAATTGCCGTCAGCTCGATGAAATATGCATCACCGGCAACAAAACGGTTCTTAAAGTATGTGGAGACCTGGATGGACAATAACCAATAA
- a CDS encoding Gfo/Idh/MocA family protein, whose protein sequence is MTADYRVVVAGCGAMANEWISYALKHAEIVIVGLADIRVESAQAMAEKHGLTCPVFTDVSQAIEDTGANLVFDITVPSSHFSIASKALEAGCHVFTEKPLAETMEQCNEIVNIAGRTGLSHAVMQNRRYDPRIRSLRGLITSGAIGRTGSISAGFYLAPHFGGFREAMDSPLLLDMAIHTFDQARFISGADPVSVYCQEFNPPGSWYEGNAAAICIFEMSDGSVFCYQGSWCAEGAPTSWEASWRVQGERGAAVWDGRDMPYAEIVSGIESSGQFLNDYERVDGPVVQMEETFHQGCLEEMFRSLAEQRPAETDCRDNRYSMAMVLGALESARTGSKLNIAEFIQSAELNVKNR, encoded by the coding sequence ATGACAGCAGATTATCGTGTAGTTGTTGCGGGCTGCGGAGCCATGGCTAATGAATGGATCAGCTATGCGCTGAAGCATGCTGAAATTGTAATCGTGGGACTCGCAGATATCCGGGTGGAATCCGCGCAGGCCATGGCAGAGAAACACGGACTCACCTGCCCGGTATTTACAGATGTATCACAGGCGATTGAAGATACAGGGGCCAATCTGGTGTTCGATATTACCGTGCCGTCCAGCCATTTCAGTATTGCCAGTAAGGCACTGGAAGCCGGATGTCATGTCTTCACCGAGAAGCCGCTGGCGGAAACGATGGAGCAATGTAATGAAATCGTTAACATTGCCGGACGCACAGGGCTGAGCCATGCCGTCATGCAGAACCGCAGGTATGATCCGCGCATCCGTTCTTTACGCGGATTAATCACCTCGGGAGCGATAGGCCGGACCGGTTCCATAAGCGCGGGCTTCTATCTGGCCCCGCATTTCGGCGGATTCCGGGAAGCGATGGACAGCCCGCTGCTGCTGGACATGGCGATCCATACCTTCGATCAGGCCCGCTTTATCAGCGGTGCTGACCCTGTAAGTGTGTACTGTCAGGAATTCAATCCTCCCGGATCGTGGTATGAAGGGAATGCGGCGGCCATCTGTATTTTTGAAATGTCAGACGGCTCCGTATTCTGTTATCAGGGCTCATGGTGTGCGGAAGGCGCGCCTACATCCTGGGAAGCCTCTTGGCGGGTTCAGGGGGAACGGGGTGCAGCGGTCTGGGATGGCCGGGACATGCCGTATGCCGAAATTGTTAGCGGGATCGAGTCTTCAGGCCAATTCCTGAATGATTATGAGCGGGTGGATGGACCGGTTGTACAGATGGAGGAGACCTTCCATCAGGGCTGTCTCGAAGAGATGTTCCGCTCGCTTGCGGAGCAGCGTCCCGCCGAGACCGACTGCCGCGACAACCGCTACAGTATGGCGATGGTGCTTGGCGCACTTGAGAGTGCGCGGACAGGCAGCAAGCTGAACATTGCGGAATTTATACAGAGTGCTGAGCTGAATGTGAAGAACAGATAG
- a CDS encoding AEC family transporter produces MRMVLHTIAGQPVIYAIPLALVMRGLEIPLPGFLAAPIGYVANTFIGLALVTLGVQLGSMKWSLPTGKMLDLTLSVTLRLLAGPAIAALTLWQLGMEGLVAKALIVSSAVPTSLSSVLLAVEFDNEPEFSSQAVFFSTLLSTVTVTGVIMLVNI; encoded by the coding sequence CTGCGCATGGTACTCCATACGATAGCCGGACAACCTGTTATTTATGCCATTCCGCTGGCACTGGTGATGCGGGGACTGGAGATTCCGCTTCCGGGCTTCCTTGCAGCTCCGATTGGCTATGTGGCGAATACTTTTATCGGACTGGCACTGGTAACGCTTGGTGTTCAGCTTGGTTCGATGAAATGGTCATTACCCACCGGGAAAATGCTTGATCTAACCTTATCGGTTACCCTTAGGCTGCTTGCCGGACCGGCTATTGCTGCACTGACACTCTGGCAGCTGGGGATGGAGGGGCTGGTAGCCAAAGCACTCATTGTCTCCTCTGCCGTGCCAACCTCGCTCAGTTCAGTGCTGCTTGCTGTAGAATTCGATAATGAACCGGAGTTCTCTTCGCAGGCTGTGTTCTTCTCCACATTGCTCAGTACAGTTACGGTAACTGGTGTGATCATGCTGGTGAATATTTGA
- a CDS encoding IS3 family transposase (programmed frameshift) codes for MARKGQVFQQYTEDFKMAAVREYLEGSASYNVVAEMLGIRNRTQLKVWVRKYQNGEAFDTRKGISSPIKGRSRTTFASIEEERDYLKAQVDYLKKRLSKSSKGEKLKSQDNYQIIEELRDLHGVTRLLAIAGLPRASYYKWRATRSRQVEVRARDHEIKEHMVAIHLAHPFFGYPRMRTALWEAGYLVNHKKVGRMMKELSIQSVIRKKRNRSSYTPSVVYPNRLKRKFHAIGPQQKLVTDITYISDGTQFYYLSAIQDLFNNEIVAWQISDRNDVKLVLDTVEQWTRKRDVSEAVLHSDQGFQYTSQAYNTRLEAFGVKGSHSRKATCLDNACIESFFSHLKTEKLYLHQCKSEAEIHQAVEEYIYFYNYQRFQAKLKQRAPIEYRHALAA; via the exons ATGGCCAGAAAAGGTCAAGTATTTCAACAGTATACGGAGGATTTCAAGATGGCGGCGGTCAGGGAGTATCTGGAGGGATCCGCCAGTTATAATGTAGTGGCAGAAATGTTGGGGATTCGGAACAGGACCCAACTGAAAGTGTGGGTGAGGAAGTACCAAAATGGGGAAGCGTTCGATACCCGTAAGGGCATATCCAGTCCTATAAAAGGACGCTCCCGTACGACGTTTGCCAGCATTGAAGAAGAGCGGGATTACTTGAAAGCGCAGGTCGACTACTTAAAAAAGCGGT TATCCAAATCTAGTAAAGGAGAGAAATTGAAATCACAGGACAATTACCAAATTATCGAGGAGCTGCGTGACCTACACGGCGTTACACGCCTATTGGCCATTGCAGGACTCCCTAGGGCCAGTTATTACAAGTGGCGCGCCACACGATCACGACAGGTCGAAGTACGCGCGCGGGATCATGAAATTAAAGAGCACATGGTAGCCATTCACCTGGCACATCCCTTTTTCGGATACCCTCGAATGCGGACAGCTCTGTGGGAAGCAGGTTACCTCGTCAATCATAAAAAGGTAGGACGAATGATGAAAGAATTGTCAATCCAATCGGTGATCCGAAAGAAACGAAATCGTTCCAGCTATACTCCATCCGTGGTGTATCCGAACCGATTGAAGCGTAAGTTTCATGCCATTGGCCCTCAACAGAAGCTCGTCACCGATATTACGTATATCTCAGATGGCACCCAATTTTATTATCTGTCCGCCATTCAGGATCTCTTTAACAATGAGATTGTCGCTTGGCAAATTTCCGACCGTAACGATGTGAAATTGGTCCTAGATACGGTGGAGCAGTGGACACGAAAAAGAGACGTCTCGGAAGCCGTACTCCATTCGGACCAAGGCTTCCAATATACGTCTCAGGCGTACAACACACGATTAGAGGCATTCGGCGTCAAAGGCAGCCACTCTCGCAAAGCAACCTGCCTAGATAACGCATGCATCGAATCCTTCTTTTCGCATCTCAAAACAGAGAAGTTGTATCTTCACCAGTGTAAATCAGAAGCGGAGATCCATCAAGCCGTCGAGGAATATATCTACTTTTATAACTACCAGCGATTTCAGGCCAAACTCAAACAGCGCGCACCGATTGAGTATCGGCACGCGCTGGCTGCATAG
- a CDS encoding DHA2 family efflux MFS transporter permease subunit, producing MTNTTNQGNSAAIEAPFSLKAIIPPLLAIIVGMIMVILDSTAVNVAVPNLVQYFATDLKTVQWAITGYTLALAAVIPLAGYMTDRFGSKQVFLTTIVMFVLGSVLCSVAQTSTQLVIFRVIQGLGGGMVAPIGMAMVFRLAPAERRGSIMGMLGIPMLLAPALGPILSGWLVEYVSWHWIFLINLPIGIVGIILGVKYLPVTEKKGKAHLDIFGIILAPLAFSMLAYGVNQGGGESWTSTGALVGLSVGGVALVLFVIAELMQKHPLLELRVFRSSDFTRGIILSWVTQAALFGSMLFVPLYLQQIRNYTPLETGLILLPQALASGLGMPVGGRLFDKIGARPLLFVGLSVISTALFLLSGVTVDTSLPVIMACLAMMGLGMGLSMMPVNTHVLNSAPREWVGRVTPLTAAAQQVVVSFAVAGMTGYLTSQITVHMGEMAAGSNPLVAAVQGFNDVFFLSACIALAGVVLSLILRKPKTAGSAGAPEGQKADAAVMMGH from the coding sequence ATGACAAACACTACAAATCAAGGAAACAGTGCCGCAATAGAAGCACCGTTCTCGCTGAAAGCCATTATTCCGCCATTGTTGGCCATTATCGTCGGTATGATTATGGTAATTCTGGACAGTACAGCCGTTAACGTTGCGGTTCCGAATCTTGTGCAATATTTCGCAACAGACCTTAAGACCGTCCAATGGGCTATTACCGGCTATACGCTGGCGCTGGCTGCCGTTATTCCGCTGGCCGGCTACATGACTGACCGTTTCGGTTCCAAGCAAGTCTTTTTAACAACGATTGTCATGTTTGTACTGGGGTCCGTTCTTTGTTCGGTGGCCCAGACCTCGACACAACTGGTCATCTTCCGGGTCATTCAAGGTCTTGGCGGCGGGATGGTAGCTCCAATCGGTATGGCTATGGTCTTCAGACTGGCTCCTGCAGAACGCAGAGGCTCAATTATGGGGATGCTTGGAATTCCCATGCTGCTGGCTCCGGCACTTGGACCCATTCTCTCCGGCTGGCTGGTAGAGTACGTAAGCTGGCACTGGATCTTCCTGATCAACCTGCCTATCGGCATCGTGGGTATCATTCTTGGAGTTAAATATCTGCCGGTTACCGAAAAGAAGGGTAAAGCGCATCTGGATATCTTCGGTATCATTCTGGCTCCGCTTGCGTTCTCCATGCTTGCTTACGGCGTCAATCAAGGCGGAGGTGAAAGCTGGACTTCGACGGGGGCTCTTGTGGGTTTATCTGTCGGTGGTGTAGCACTGGTGCTGTTCGTTATCGCCGAGCTGATGCAGAAGCATCCTCTGCTGGAGCTGCGCGTCTTCCGTTCATCGGACTTCACGCGGGGGATTATCCTGTCTTGGGTAACTCAGGCAGCCTTGTTCGGTTCCATGCTGTTCGTTCCGCTGTATCTTCAGCAGATCCGGAATTACACGCCGCTTGAGACAGGGCTGATCCTGCTTCCGCAGGCGCTGGCCTCCGGCCTTGGTATGCCGGTGGGCGGCCGCTTATTTGATAAGATTGGTGCACGACCGCTGCTGTTTGTCGGACTCAGTGTCATTTCCACTGCGCTGTTCCTGTTGTCCGGTGTAACGGTTGACACAAGTCTTCCGGTTATCATGGCCTGTCTGGCTATGATGGGTCTGGGAATGGGCTTGTCGATGATGCCGGTCAACACGCATGTTCTGAACTCTGCACCGCGTGAATGGGTTGGCCGGGTGACTCCGCTTACCGCCGCAGCGCAGCAGGTCGTAGTATCGTTTGCTGTTGCCGGAATGACCGGGTATTTGACCAGCCAGATTACTGTTCATATGGGTGAGATGGCTGCCGGAAGCAATCCGCTTGTCGCCGCTGTACAGGGCTTCAATGATGTATTCTTCCTCTCCGCCTGCATCGCGCTGGCCGGAGTTGTACTCAGTCTGATTCTGCGCAAACCGAAAACAGCCGGTTCCGCCGGAGCCCCGGAAGGGCAGAAAGCCGACGCTGCTGTTATGATGGGACATTAA
- a CDS encoding DMT family transporter, translating to MKPLKAELMLMVVTMFWGSSYLFMKMGLGTLGEFNLIALRFGLAFILAALLFRKRLRSVDARTLKYGALLGFLLLGVFTCITFGLKTTTTSNAGFLVALTVVFVPLLDVLIFKKRVAPPQIFGAILAIAGIGLLTLNGSLHVQTGDLLCILAAVFYAVQILVTSRAVKSSDSLNIGILQLGFAGGYALILSAVFETPALPSTLPGWIAILALGIFCSACGFILQPVAQKYTTPTRTGLIFALEPVFAAFFGYWFAHEQLSLQGYTGAALVLLGIIASELLGRMHFAPLPARMLKKRRANL from the coding sequence ATGAAGCCGCTAAAGGCCGAGCTGATGCTCATGGTAGTTACAATGTTCTGGGGGTCCTCCTACCTCTTCATGAAGATGGGGCTGGGCACACTCGGAGAGTTCAATCTGATTGCATTGCGTTTCGGGCTGGCCTTCATTCTGGCCGCTCTGCTGTTCCGCAAACGGCTGCGCAGTGTGGATGCCAGAACATTGAAATATGGAGCCCTGCTCGGCTTTCTTCTGCTCGGTGTGTTCACCTGCATTACCTTCGGATTGAAGACCACCACGACCTCCAATGCCGGATTTCTGGTCGCTCTGACCGTTGTTTTTGTACCGCTGCTGGATGTTCTGATCTTCAAAAAAAGAGTCGCCCCTCCGCAAATCTTCGGTGCAATTCTGGCGATTGCCGGCATCGGTCTGCTCACTCTGAACGGGTCGCTGCATGTCCAGACCGGTGATCTGCTCTGCATTCTGGCCGCCGTATTCTACGCCGTACAGATTCTGGTTACCAGCCGCGCTGTCAAGAGCAGCGATTCGCTGAATATCGGCATTCTGCAGCTGGGCTTCGCCGGGGGATATGCCCTGATTCTGTCAGCAGTCTTTGAGACTCCTGCACTGCCTTCGACTCTTCCCGGCTGGATCGCCATCCTCGCGCTCGGAATTTTCTGCAGCGCCTGCGGCTTCATCCTGCAGCCCGTTGCCCAGAAATACACAACGCCGACCCGCACCGGATTAATTTTCGCCCTGGAACCGGTCTTTGCCGCCTTCTTCGGCTACTGGTTCGCACATGAGCAGCTTTCGCTGCAAGGCTACACCGGTGCTGCCCTTGTCCTGCTGGGCATTATAGCTTCCGAGCTGCTGGGCAGAATGCATTTCGCTCCGCTTCCGGCAAGAATGCTCAAGAAACGGCGGGCCAACCTATAA
- a CDS encoding sugar phosphate isomerase/epimerase family protein codes for MQNALRIGTLVGGGDALRVIPQIIGHGFESFSLTFWQTTGNTDLAETAARVRELAAEHDFVISSVGIFGNPLTGTGDNSDALASWERLIDHAHLFGTDMVSGFTGRLPGVSIDESIPKFAEVFGELSRRAAERGVRIAFENCSMDGSWQSGDWNIAHNPTAWEKMFNAVNADNLGLEWEPCHQMVQLIDPIPQLRKWTDKIFHVHGKDATIAWDIIKEYGIHGPQPYVWHRTPGFGDTNWTDVISILRQAGYTGTIDIEGWHDPVYRDELEMTGQVHALHYLKKCRGGSFVPNPA; via the coding sequence ATGCAGAATGCATTGAGAATCGGGACACTGGTGGGAGGCGGAGATGCGCTAAGAGTGATTCCGCAGATTATCGGACACGGGTTTGAATCCTTCAGCCTGACCTTCTGGCAGACTACAGGAAATACGGATCTGGCAGAAACTGCTGCACGGGTGCGTGAGCTGGCAGCGGAGCATGATTTCGTGATCTCTTCTGTAGGGATATTCGGGAATCCGCTTACAGGCACAGGTGACAATTCGGATGCGCTGGCCAGCTGGGAACGGCTGATCGACCATGCCCATCTGTTCGGAACCGATATGGTCTCCGGCTTCACCGGACGTCTGCCCGGGGTTTCAATTGACGAGTCCATCCCGAAATTTGCAGAGGTGTTTGGTGAGCTGTCCAGAAGAGCAGCGGAGCGCGGCGTCAGAATCGCTTTTGAGAATTGTTCCATGGATGGCAGCTGGCAATCCGGGGACTGGAATATTGCCCATAACCCTACAGCATGGGAGAAGATGTTCAATGCGGTAAATGCCGATAACCTGGGGCTGGAATGGGAGCCCTGCCATCAGATGGTGCAGCTGATCGATCCGATTCCGCAGCTGCGGAAATGGACGGACAAAATTTTCCACGTTCACGGCAAGGACGCTACGATAGCCTGGGATATTATCAAGGAATACGGAATTCACGGACCTCAACCGTATGTATGGCACCGGACACCGGGCTTCGGGGATACGAACTGGACCGATGTTATCTCGATACTGCGGCAGGCCGGGTACACAGGAACTATTGATATCGAAGGCTGGCATGATCCCGTTTACCGTGACGAGCTGGAAATGACCGGCCAGGTTCATGCACTTCATTATTTGAAAAAATGCCGGGGCGGCAGCTTCGTGCCGAATCCTGCCTAA
- a CDS encoding helix-turn-helix domain-containing protein, with protein MTYPKELKEYPALEEKIYPFRLFFNHCRGAKPEQNILFLHWHEHFEIIVMREGRAIFHVDSKPYEAGPGDVIMVPSGGLHVGYSLDSGDVSYVSIVFHASLFKDRNQDSQHEQFVAPYLSNQYQFPVMPVVHNPECASYYPLLERIIDEVQAKQPAFQLVVKNQLHLFFTHLSRTFPAQQSERHSINRERFKPLLEHLETHVDQKMSVESAARFVNLNAFHFCKTFKKLTGRTFIDYVNLCRMDEAERLLRETGFSITEISGRVGCDNPNYFTKLYKQYKGQTPSKVRK; from the coding sequence ATGACTTATCCGAAAGAACTGAAGGAATATCCCGCGCTCGAAGAGAAGATCTATCCTTTCCGTTTATTCTTCAATCACTGCCGGGGCGCCAAGCCGGAGCAGAACATCCTCTTCCTGCACTGGCATGAGCATTTCGAAATTATTGTAATGCGCGAAGGCCGGGCGATCTTTCATGTGGACAGCAAACCTTATGAAGCCGGGCCCGGAGACGTGATCATGGTGCCATCCGGCGGGCTGCATGTCGGCTATAGCCTGGATAGCGGAGATGTTTCCTATGTCTCGATTGTTTTTCATGCCTCATTGTTCAAGGACCGGAATCAGGATTCCCAGCATGAGCAATTTGTAGCTCCTTATCTCAGCAACCAGTATCAGTTTCCGGTCATGCCTGTGGTCCATAACCCGGAATGTGCCTCCTATTATCCCTTGCTAGAGCGGATTATTGACGAAGTGCAGGCGAAACAACCTGCTTTTCAGCTTGTGGTAAAGAACCAGCTCCACTTATTCTTTACACACCTGTCCCGTACCTTCCCGGCCCAGCAGAGTGAACGTCATTCGATCAACCGTGAACGCTTCAAGCCTTTGCTGGAACACCTGGAAACCCATGTTGATCAGAAAATGTCGGTCGAGAGCGCTGCCCGATTCGTTAATCTGAACGCGTTCCATTTCTGCAAAACCTTCAAGAAGCTGACCGGACGAACCTTCATCGATTATGTGAACCTGTGCCGGATGGATGAAGCCGAGCGGCTGCTGCGGGAGACCGGCTTCAGCATTACCGAGATTTCCGGCAGAGTCGGCTGTGACAATCCCAATTATTTCACCAAGCTCTATAAACAGTACAAGGGGCAGACCCCATCCAAGGTGCGAAAATAG
- a CDS encoding TetR/AcrR family transcriptional regulator codes for MVKPDNKADSSDKDTKQIILDATVDLIREEGFSCITLRSIAARAETNLALVNYYYGSKEKLFGDAVKKLVATFDDAFKALEDNTLPPKERMKLFFMRYIMNLSRYPGMARQMLDQRHHIMGSQDEYAKYSKLMRLERIKEALSEITGEQDRDKLMMMMMQVYGAIVFPVIMISSLPKEREDLKEIFKLSPLEEQIDGLFELYFHKYN; via the coding sequence ATGGTTAAACCTGACAACAAAGCTGATTCTTCAGATAAGGATACGAAGCAGATTATACTCGATGCAACCGTGGATTTAATCCGCGAAGAGGGATTCAGCTGTATTACCCTTCGGAGTATTGCTGCAAGGGCAGAGACGAATCTCGCACTGGTGAATTATTATTACGGCTCCAAGGAAAAGCTGTTTGGCGACGCTGTGAAGAAACTGGTGGCTACCTTTGATGATGCCTTCAAAGCACTGGAAGATAACACCTTGCCGCCGAAGGAGCGGATGAAGCTATTTTTCATGCGGTATATTATGAATCTCAGCCGTTACCCGGGAATGGCCCGGCAGATGCTTGATCAAAGACATCATATTATGGGTTCACAGGATGAGTATGCGAAGTACTCCAAGCTGATGAGGCTGGAGCGTATTAAGGAAGCGCTAAGCGAGATTACCGGAGAGCAGGACCGTGATAAGCTCATGATGATGATGATGCAGGTCTACGGGGCAATTGTTTTCCCGGTGATTATGATCTCCAGCCTGCCGAAGGAACGGGAGGATTTGAAGGAGATCTTTAAGCTTTCGCCGCTGGAGGAGCAGATCGACGGGTTGTTTGAGCTTTATTTTCATAAGTATAACTAA
- a CDS encoding stalk domain-containing protein: MKNRIVAVFLSVLLLAAGSGGLTGNSVHAAPGVNIIVNGQALQPDGPQAYTSGSTLMLPLRETTEVLKYKTTFIGATGQFKLNRFQETIEFRLSGREIILNGKDRVPFTDSIELKQQRAYAPLSFFAAIGLVTSYTPAKGQVEIYSPEVTAGAVAGLLAAGNYTALRERYFSTEAEQPSLPVIQQTWEGVTVPAGQYFGVKSTESRQHDGNMTITSVLSFSKSEALLTLELNTLGKLVELKLSPLQAVEVLASPLK, encoded by the coding sequence TTGAAGAACAGAATCGTAGCCGTATTCCTAAGTGTACTGTTATTGGCAGCAGGATCGGGGGGATTAACCGGAAATAGCGTCCACGCAGCCCCAGGCGTAAATATTATAGTGAACGGACAAGCATTGCAGCCGGATGGGCCGCAAGCCTATACCAGCGGATCAACCCTCATGCTCCCGCTCCGGGAGACTACGGAAGTCCTCAAGTATAAGACAACCTTTATAGGTGCCACAGGACAGTTCAAGCTGAACCGCTTCCAGGAAACCATTGAGTTCAGACTGAGCGGGAGAGAGATCATTTTAAACGGCAAGGATCGGGTGCCTTTTACAGATAGCATTGAACTGAAGCAGCAGCGCGCGTATGCACCATTGTCGTTTTTTGCAGCTATCGGACTGGTTACCTCCTATACTCCGGCAAAAGGGCAGGTTGAGATCTACTCACCAGAGGTAACTGCAGGAGCTGTAGCCGGATTGCTTGCCGCAGGCAACTACACGGCCCTGCGTGAGCGGTACTTCAGTACAGAAGCTGAGCAGCCCTCGCTGCCCGTCATACAGCAAACTTGGGAAGGTGTAACCGTTCCGGCAGGCCAGTACTTCGGAGTGAAGTCCACAGAAAGCCGTCAGCATGACGGGAATATGACGATCACAAGCGTGTTGTCGTTCTCTAAATCGGAAGCTTTGCTGACGCTGGAGCTGAATACCTTGGGCAAGCTTGTCGAGCTGAAGCTAAGCCCGCTTCAGGCGGTGGAAGTGTTGGCCAGCCCGCTGAAATAA